The genomic DNA TTCATGTCTCAGGAGCAACCATCTTTGGTTAGTTTGTCCAGGCTGTCTGGATTCTGTTTCTCGAGTCTGTTTAATCGCATTTGGAAGTCGGCCATTCTTATGTGCGCGCGATTATAGCCTCAAACAAATGGCGCCCCAACGATCCAGGATGGATTGTCGGCAATCCGGAAATTGTCCGTCGCGCCGATTCGTAAGCTTTGAGTTGCTCGCCCAGGGGTGGAACGTCGGTTATGAATATTCCCAGCGTCGCGCGAGTCTGCGGGCGATTAAGAAAAAGAGCACGCCCACAATCAGTAGAACCAGGACCTGCGGCCACAGGTGTGTGACAGGTTCATCGCGCCAAAAAACCTTCGTGAAGCCGTCAATCGCCCAGGCATTGATGGTCAGCAGCCCCGCTTTCTGCATTGCTTCGGGCATGAGAAAGCGCGGGAACATGCTCCCGCCCACGGAAGACATGATCAGGATTACTAACGTCGACAGCGGACCGAGCTGCGCGCGAGTTCGGCACGTACTTGCCAACAGCATCCCAAACGCTGCCACGGAGAAAGCTGTCGAAAGTCCCATGATGAAAAAGCCGGCCAAGTGGGGAATGAAATCCAGCTTAAAAACCAACCAGGCCCAAACGAACATGAGTATCAGTTGTGAGAATGCCAACAGCGAACAATAGCAAAGCTTGCCTGCCAACAGCGTCCCCATAGTGACTTGTGAACTGAGCACGCGGTCGAGCGTGCCGCTCTCCGCCTCGTCCAGCAAAGAACCGCCGGCGCTGCTCGCGGTAAAAAGAAGGAACATGACTCCGATGGCCGCCGCGTAGAAGGACACCATCGGATTATTTTTGTTTTCGCCCACGACGTCGCGCGCGGTAACCGAAATCGGCATTCCGCTATTGGAATCCCGGGGTGTCTGCGCGCTGCTATTCCCGCCGCTGTCCCGCTTCCGGAGTTCTTCCAGGCCCTGATCGAGTCGCTTCCGCTGTTCCGGGGTAAGTCCGCCGGCGTACGTCTCCATATACTTCGATCCCTGCGCTGCCATTACGTCGGGCATTGCCGTCATCGCCACCTTTTGCAGCAAGCCGGTAATCATCTGCGGCGCAACCATGTCACTGCTGTCCTTGAGCAGCTGGATCGTGGAACGCTCTGAGCCGCCACCGAACGCAATAGGATTTTCTCCGAAACCCCGCGGAATGATAAGCGCCACCGGCGCAGCACCGGCTTTGACCGCAGCCTCCGCCGTCGCTGCTGTGTATTCAGGCTGATCAATGCCCCGCTTTGACGCCGGCCTGGTCTTTACCGACAGAGATTCCGCGCTGAGACCTTTCACCAGTTGTTGCGATGCCCGGCTATGGTCTTCGTCGACCACGATCACGCTGATCTTTGGGGTAGTGTCTCTTCGTCCGCCGAAGATCACGGCAAAGATGGTGAAGAACGCTACCGGCAGTATGAAGCTCAGAGCAAGTGCTCCGCGGTCGCGCCGCAGCGCAGTTAAGGCAGTGCGAACGATGGCGAAGATCAATCGCGCAACTCCCTTCCGGTCCAATGCAGAAACACCGATTCCAGGTTGGGCTTGCGCAGGGAGACATCGACGAGTTCGTGGCCGGCATTCGCGGCGGCCTCGAGTAATCCAGCGATTTCCGCCGCACGCTCAATGGTGAACCGTGCCATGCCGTCGTCGAAGAGTCCACCGCGTTCTCTCACCCAGGCAAGGACGCTCTCGTCGGAATTCCCGAATCGGGCAATTACCTCGCTGCGGGATGCAAAAGCGTTGCGCACCAACTCTTCCTTCGTTCCCAGAGCAATGATGCGCCCATGATCAATGATGGCGATTCGATCGCACAGCCGTTCCGCCTCTTCCATGTAGTGTGTCGTGTAGATCATCGAGATTCCCTGCTCACGCAGCTTCTCGATCATCTCAAAGATCCGATTGCGCGACTGCGGATCAACGCCGACGGTCGGCTCGTCCATCAGAATCACCTTGGGACGGTGGATGAGTCCGGCTGCCATGTTCAGCCGTCGTTTCATTCCTCCGGAGAAGCTCGCAACAGTGTCATCTGCTCGGTCGGCGAGGCCTGCCCACTCCAGGCACCACGCCACCGCAGTGATGAGAGCAGCGCGGCCCAAGCCGTGATATCGGCCGAACGCTTCTAGGTTTTCCCGGCAGGTTAACCGGGGATAAAGTGCCAGATCTTGTGGAACCCAGCCCATCGCCATGCGTGCACTAGCCGAATCCGCGGGAGCGCCGAAGATTAATACCTTGCCCGCATCCGGGATCACGCGACCCACGATGCTCCGAATCAGCGTGCTTTTGCCGGCTCCGTTCGGACCGAGCAATCCCAAACACTCCCCGCCGTGCAACTCAAGGGTAATCCCGTCGACCGCGCTCAATTCTCCAAAGCGTTTAGCAAGTGCTTCAATGCGCAGAGGCAACACTGAAATAGGAGCGGGAACGATCGGTGCCGACGCCATTTTCCCCTCGTGGAGTTGCTCTCGCGATTTACGTACGCGTCGCCATTGTAGCGGGTGGAAACTTGGTTTTGCTGAGGGCAGAATTTGGTTAGTTGTCGGTGACGGCAAGAATAATTTGCCGCCAAAGCGCAGTTGACCTGGTATCGACAACCTTCGGATGGCAACGAATCCCCGAACCTCCCGGGGATTGCCGGGGATTAATCCCCGAGAGCGCCGGGGATCCCGCGGGGATAATCCCCGAAACCGCCGGGGAGTTCTTGGGGATTTTCTGACTTTCTGCCTCCGCCGCCAAGGCAAAACCGCGGGGCTGCTCGGCGGGCGGGCGCGACAGTTCGCCTGCTGTTCCGTTTCGAGAATCCCACATTGGTACAGACCTGTGATTCATGGCAC from Terriglobales bacterium includes the following:
- a CDS encoding ABC transporter permease codes for the protein MIFAIVRTALTALRRDRGALALSFILPVAFFTIFAVIFGGRRDTTPKISVIVVDEDHSRASQQLVKGLSAESLSVKTRPASKRGIDQPEYTAATAEAAVKAGAAPVALIIPRGFGENPIAFGGGSERSTIQLLKDSSDMVAPQMITGLLQKVAMTAMPDVMAAQGSKYMETYAGGLTPEQRKRLDQGLEELRKRDSGGNSSAQTPRDSNSGMPISVTARDVVGENKNNPMVSFYAAAIGVMFLLFTASSAGGSLLDEAESGTLDRVLSSQVTMGTLLAGKLCYCSLLAFSQLILMFVWAWLVFKLDFIPHLAGFFIMGLSTAFSVAAFGMLLASTCRTRAQLGPLSTLVILIMSSVGGSMFPRFLMPEAMQKAGLLTINAWAIDGFTKVFWRDEPVTHLWPQVLVLLIVGVLFFLIARRLARRWEYS
- a CDS encoding ABC transporter ATP-binding protein, which translates into the protein MASAPIVPAPISVLPLRIEALAKRFGELSAVDGITLELHGGECLGLLGPNGAGKSTLIRSIVGRVIPDAGKVLIFGAPADSASARMAMGWVPQDLALYPRLTCRENLEAFGRYHGLGRAALITAVAWCLEWAGLADRADDTVASFSGGMKRRLNMAAGLIHRPKVILMDEPTVGVDPQSRNRIFEMIEKLREQGISMIYTTHYMEEAERLCDRIAIIDHGRIIALGTKEELVRNAFASRSEVIARFGNSDESVLAWVRERGGLFDDGMARFTIERAAEIAGLLEAAANAGHELVDVSLRKPNLESVFLHWTGRELRD